From the genome of Pelmatolapia mariae isolate MD_Pm_ZW linkage group LG12, Pm_UMD_F_2, whole genome shotgun sequence, one region includes:
- the ccn1l2 gene encoding cellular communication network factor 1, like 2, whose protein sequence is MLCPVALQRIFFTLFMLGRAAVMVDSACPAECSCPPSPPLCLPGVSHVTDDCGCCKVCARQFNEDCSTTEPCDHIKGLHCHLGAGGNPERGLCQAEAHGVPCAFNGRVYQHGEDFQPVCQHQCTCMNGVVGCMPLCPYQVPLPRWRCSKPRLAQPEGGCCEEWVCDDDNSISEELSEPTESQLHPNHISPLLPVQRQNHLPAASGADTFREIALFPLSEVLHEPQCFPQTTEWTQCSATCGMGISSRVTNNNPDCQLVRETRLCQIQHCDLQLPITKKWKKCQRTFRPHEPVSITFGGCSTAQRYRPRTCGTCTDGRCCAPSLSRTVQLRFHCPSGDILYNVMWIQRCSCSASCGKHTYHSSTSVNLYNDIHTFRD, encoded by the exons ATGCTTTGTCCTGTTGCTTTGCAGCGGATCTTCTTCACCCTGTTTATGCTGGGCAGAGCTGCAGTAATG GTAGACAGTGCATGCCCAGCTGAATGTTCCTGTCCCCCCTCGCCTCCACTGTGCCTGCCCGGCGTCAGTCATGTAACTGACGACTGTGGCTGCTGCAAAGTTTGTGCTCGGCAGTTTAATGAGGACTGCAGCACGACAGAACCTTGTGATCACATCAAGGGGCTGCACTGCCATCTGGGGGCTGGAGGAAACCCAGAGAGAGGACTCTGTCAAG CTGAAGCTCATGGCGTACCCTGTGCATTCAATGGGCGAGTGTACCAGCATGGTGAGGACTTCCAGCCTGTTTGCCAGCACCAGTGCACCTGCATGAATGGTGTGGTGGGCTGCATGCCCCTCTGTCCCTACCAAGTACCCCTGCCTCGGTGGCGATGCTCAAAGCCCCGGCTGGCGCAGCCCGAGGGTGGCTGCTGTGAAGAATGGGTGTGTGATGATGACAACAGCATCAGCGAGGAGCTGAGTGAGCCAACAGAGAGCCAGCTCCACCCAAACCACATCAGTCCTTTGCTGCCAGTCCAGCGACAGAATCACCTCCCAGCTGCCAGCGGAGCAGATACATTCAGAG AGATCGCATTGTTCCCCCTCTCTGAGGTATTACACGAGCCCCAGTGTTTCCCACAGACCACTGAGTGGACCCAGTGCTCTGCCACATGTGGGATGGGCATTTCAAGTCGTGTGACCAATAACAACCCAGACTGTCAGCTAGTCAGAGAAACCAGACTGTGCCAGATCCAGCACTGTGACCTGCAGCTTCCCATAACTAAGAAG TGGAAGAAATGTCAGCGAACCTTCCGCCCACACGAACCAGTCAGCATCACCTTTGGTGGATGCTCTACAGCTCAGCGATACCGCCCTCGTACCTGTGGGACTTGCACTGACGGCCGCTGCTGCGCACCGTCTCTCTCTCGCACCGTGCAGCTCCGCTTCCACTGCCCCAGTGGAGACATCCTTTACAATGTAATGTGGATCCAGCGCTGCAGCTGCAGTGCAAGCTGTGGTAAACACACCTATCACTCCAGCACTTCCGTCAACCTCTACAATGACATCCACACTTTCAGAGACTGA